The following coding sequences lie in one Apium graveolens cultivar Ventura chromosome 3, ASM990537v1, whole genome shotgun sequence genomic window:
- the LOC141713103 gene encoding acetylajmalan esterase-like, with product MASSWLFCFHVLAIASLYLLPTLATSISLNKQLPDIRSCNIYSIYQFGDSLSDTGNRKLEDPFYQCSHIPYGESFLKEPTGRCSDGLLMIDYIALAAGIPLLNPYLKASANFTHGVNFAVGSSTALSENTLAKKNITLAGGTKSSVEVQLEWMSTYFASRCKTDIDCSPGSLRNAVFMVGETGGNDYNFALQQGKTIEDARDMVPEVVDIIKDAVRRVIGFGAAQVIVPGNLPIGCLPGLLTMFKGENKSAYDDNQCLKELNDFAAFHNEYLQQAINTLQEENPTTTIVYADYYKAFKWLMYNAPHLGIDPKSALKSCCGTGGIYNYSATEGCGSPDVPVCSNPDQHISWDGFHMTQKTYSFLAQWLVADIIPKLDCIGHQDF from the exons ATGGCTTCTTCTTGGCTTTTCTGTTTTCATGTATTGGCAATTGCCTCCTTGTATCTCCTTCCTACACTAGCTACCTCCATTTCTCTTAACAAACAACTACCTGATATTCGGAGTTGTAACATTTACAGCATATATCAGTTTGGAGACTCTTTATCGGACACTGGAAACCGTAAGCTAGAGGACCCTTTCTACCAGTGTAGTCACATTCCTTACGGTGAAAGCTTTCTTAAGGAACCTACTGGCCGTTGTTCCGATGGACTGCTGATGATTGATTACATAG CTTTAGCAGCTGGCATACCCTTGCTCAACCCCTACTTGAAAGCCAGTGCAAACTTTACCCACGGCGTAAACTTTGCTGTTGGTAGTTCTACAGCATTATCAGAAAACACTTTAGCCAAGAAAAACATCACACTAGCAGGTGGTACCAAGAGTTCAGTTGAGGTTCAACTTGAATGGATGTCCACTTATTTTGCTTCACGGTGCAAAACAGACATTG ACTGCAGTCCTGGAAGTTTGAGAAATGCTGTATTTATGGTTGGGGAAACCGGAGGGAATGATTATAATTTTGCATTACAACAAGGCAAAACTATTGAAGATGCACGAGATATGGTACCTGAAGTTGTTGACATCATAAAGGATGCAGTAAGA AGAGTAATTGGTTTTGGGGCTGCCCAAGTAATTGTTCCTGGAAATTTACCAATCGGATGTCTTCCGGGACTCCTTACCATGTTTAAAGGCGAGAACAAATCAGCCTATGACGATAATCAATGTTTAAAGGAACTTAATGATTTTGCAGCATTTCACAATGAGTATCTACAGCAAGCAATAAACACATTGCAAGAAGAAAATCCCACAACTACAATCGTGTATGCGGATTACTACAAAGCCTTCAAATGGCTTATGTATAATGCTCCACATCTAG GCATTGATCCTAAATCCGCATTAAAATCTTGTTGCGGGACAGGTGGTATCTATAATTACTCAGCAACAGAAGGGTGTGGGAGCCCAGATGTTCCTGTTTGCTCAAACCCTGATCAACATATTAGTTGGGATGGATTCCATATGACACAAAAGACCTACAGTTTTCTTGCGCAGTGGCTTGTAGCAGATATCATACCAAAACTTGACTGCATCGGCCATCAAGATTTTTAG